Proteins encoded in a region of the Streptomyces sp. PCS3-D2 genome:
- a CDS encoding sigma-70 family RNA polymerase sigma factor, producing MNSSNQAHPSPRTGAHRAHGRTPHEEERPRPFRYEPYLDGLFTYCLSVLCDHDTATDVLADVLAVAERYPGRCPDEGDRRAWLYALARWGCLRRLAEQRRVRQGAHSAKRAPEHAGRDHAPGGAAFDGPAAEPRRQLDVSAYRRTELARLAWPEAAGTTPAQREALELAVRHRLAVPELAAVLGTPPAAARELLTGAACEVERTRAALAVVETGGCPGVVQLTGGDADGNSGDVLLSSTLRTELVRHVDDCPRCRRVAERVGAAAPWPGSGGVDTAALPLVPAPRTAVHAAMHRSGRGRGPAPRFDRTGFPMDPRDRAARRDRMRARAVTTTVVATVVAAPVLALWASYRGEPGTGEPAGSGSPRISASETELPTSRIDGRPLTAYENAGNAAVTTGGPDFADNSDSSDVSVEVISTGPPATPDQAGAPGRLSVAASSRGALTLLTLTASGGAPVNWRLWSDAPWLRASRTAGTLAPGESVTLHIAVDPEAQPVGAWTARVGVDPTGAVISVRGRGRPPSTPVPQPEPTQPASPPPSPDQTQGPAPTPSPTEPTIPPPSPTPAPTPTDGAGATASPAPDPPPSEPSGG from the coding sequence GTGAACAGCAGCAACCAGGCACACCCTTCGCCGCGCACCGGCGCACACCGGGCGCACGGGCGCACGCCTCACGAGGAGGAACGGCCGCGCCCCTTCCGGTACGAGCCGTACCTCGACGGCCTGTTCACCTATTGCCTGTCGGTCCTGTGCGACCACGACACCGCGACCGACGTGCTCGCAGACGTCCTCGCCGTGGCCGAGCGGTATCCCGGACGCTGCCCCGACGAGGGCGACCGGCGGGCTTGGCTCTACGCGCTCGCCCGCTGGGGCTGCCTGCGCCGGCTGGCGGAGCAGCGGCGCGTTCGGCAGGGAGCGCATTCCGCCAAGCGTGCGCCGGAGCACGCCGGGCGCGACCATGCGCCGGGGGGCGCAGCCTTCGACGGCCCGGCCGCGGAGCCCCGCCGGCAGCTTGACGTGAGCGCCTACCGCCGTACCGAGCTGGCACGTCTTGCCTGGCCGGAGGCCGCAGGGACCACCCCCGCCCAGCGCGAGGCACTCGAACTCGCCGTCCGCCACCGCCTCGCCGTCCCCGAACTCGCCGCGGTCCTCGGCACGCCCCCCGCCGCCGCCCGGGAGCTCCTGACCGGTGCCGCCTGCGAGGTGGAGCGCACCCGAGCCGCCCTCGCCGTCGTCGAGACCGGCGGCTGTCCCGGTGTCGTCCAGCTCACCGGCGGCGACGCGGACGGCAACAGCGGCGACGTCCTGCTGTCCAGCACCCTGCGCACCGAGCTCGTCCGGCACGTCGACGACTGCCCGAGGTGCCGGCGCGTCGCCGAACGCGTGGGCGCCGCCGCGCCGTGGCCCGGCTCCGGCGGCGTGGACACCGCCGCGCTGCCGCTCGTACCCGCCCCGCGCACCGCCGTCCACGCGGCGATGCACCGCTCCGGCCGGGGGCGCGGCCCCGCCCCCCGCTTCGACCGCACCGGCTTCCCGATGGACCCCAGGGACCGCGCGGCCCGCCGGGACCGGATGCGGGCCCGGGCGGTGACCACCACCGTCGTGGCCACCGTCGTCGCGGCCCCGGTCCTGGCGCTGTGGGCCTCGTACCGCGGCGAGCCCGGCACCGGGGAGCCCGCCGGCAGCGGCTCCCCCCGTATCTCCGCCAGCGAGACCGAGCTCCCGACCTCCCGGATCGACGGGCGCCCGCTGACCGCCTACGAAAACGCGGGCAACGCGGCCGTCACCACCGGTGGCCCCGACTTCGCCGACAACAGCGACTCCTCCGACGTCTCCGTCGAGGTGATCAGCACCGGCCCGCCCGCCACCCCCGACCAAGCCGGCGCCCCCGGCAGGCTCTCGGTCGCCGCGTCCTCGCGGGGCGCCCTCACCCTGCTCACCCTCACCGCCTCGGGCGGCGCCCCGGTGAACTGGCGGCTCTGGTCCGACGCACCCTGGCTGCGGGCGAGCCGCACCGCGGGCACGCTCGCGCCCGGGGAGTCCGTCACCCTGCACATCGCCGTCGACCCCGAGGCGCAGCCGGTCGGCGCCTGGACCGCCCGGGTCGGGGTCGACCCGACCGGCGCGGTGATCTCCGTCCGGGGCCGCGGCCGGCCCCCGTCGACGCCCGTCCCGCAGCCGGAACCGACTCAGCCCGCGAGCCCGCCGCCGTCACCGGATCAGACGCAGGGACCCGCGCCGACGCCGTCCCCCACGGAGCCGACGATCCCTCCGCCGTCCCCGACCCCCGCGCCGACCCCGACGGACGGCGCGGGCGCAACGGCTTCCCCCGCGCCCGACCCGCCACCGTCGGAGCCGTCGGGCGGCTGA
- a CDS encoding Ppx/GppA phosphatase family protein, whose product MRLGVLDVGSNTVHLLVVDAHPGARPQPAHSHKVEIRLAELLDDAGAVTPAGVERLLSVINEAVQAAEDKGCEDVLPFATSAVREATNADEVLARVKAETGVDLPVLSGEDEARLTFLAARRWFGWSAGKLLVLDIGGGSLEIAYGIDEDPDAAVSLPLGAGRLTAGWLPGDPPDALDIRALRRHVRAEIARTVREFSRFGAPDHVVATSKTFKQLARIAGAARSADGLYVQRDLSRKALEEWVPRLAAMTTTQRSALPGVSEGRANQLLAGALVAEGAMDLFGVDELEICPWALREGVILRRLDHLPTSGAGQMA is encoded by the coding sequence ATGAGACTCGGTGTCCTCGATGTGGGTTCGAATACGGTCCATCTGCTGGTGGTGGACGCGCACCCCGGCGCGCGCCCGCAGCCGGCGCACTCGCACAAGGTGGAGATAAGGCTGGCGGAGCTCCTCGACGACGCCGGGGCCGTCACCCCGGCGGGAGTCGAGCGCCTGCTGTCCGTCATCAACGAAGCGGTGCAGGCCGCCGAGGACAAGGGCTGCGAGGACGTCCTCCCCTTCGCCACGAGCGCGGTGCGCGAGGCGACCAACGCGGACGAGGTACTGGCCCGGGTCAAGGCCGAGACCGGCGTCGACCTGCCGGTCCTCAGCGGCGAGGACGAGGCGCGCCTCACCTTCCTCGCCGCGCGCCGCTGGTTCGGCTGGTCCGCCGGGAAGCTGCTGGTCCTGGACATCGGCGGCGGCTCCCTGGAGATCGCGTACGGCATCGACGAGGACCCGGACGCCGCCGTCTCCCTCCCGCTGGGCGCGGGCCGCCTCACGGCGGGCTGGCTCCCCGGCGACCCGCCCGACGCCCTGGACATCCGGGCGCTGCGGCGGCACGTACGGGCGGAGATCGCGCGGACGGTTCGGGAGTTCAGCCGCTTCGGCGCCCCCGACCACGTGGTGGCGACGTCGAAGACGTTCAAGCAGCTGGCCCGCATCGCGGGCGCGGCCCGCTCGGCGGACGGCCTGTACGTGCAGCGCGACCTCAGCCGCAAGGCCCTGGAGGAATGGGTCCCGCGCCTGGCCGCGATGACGACGACCCAGCGCTCCGCCCTCCCCGGGGTCTCGGAGGGCCGGGCGAACCAGCTCCTGGCGGGTGCGCTGGTCGCCGAGGGCGCCATGGACCTCTTCGGCGTGGACGAGCTGGAGATCTGCCCGTGGGCCCTGCGCGAGGGCGTGATCCTGCGCCGCCTGGACCACCTCCCGACCTCGGGGGCTGGTCAGATGGCGTGA